The following is a genomic window from Alphaproteobacteria bacterium LSUCC0396.
CATAGCCGCTGGCATCTGACGCCAGAAACAGCAATGGCCCCCGCATATCCTCAAGCACCCCATTCCGCCCAATCGCGGTTGCATTTGCCAGCCTTTGCGCCGCCGCCTGATCGGCAAAAACCGGCGCGGTCAATTCCGTCGGGAAAAACCCGGGCGCCAGCGCATTAGCGGTAATACCGTGGGGCGACCATGCCTGTGCCATCGCACGAGTAAGCTGCAAGATACCGCCTTTGGCTGCACCATAGGCAATGCCATTTTCAAAAGCACGGGTGGATTGCAAAGAGGCGATATTGATAATTCGTCCCCACCCCGCCTGTTTCATAGAGGGGACAAATTTCTGGCTAACCAGAAACGGAACATTCAAATTCAGATCGACCGTGTAATGCCATTCGGACTCGGAAATTTCATCTGCCGGCCGACGCGGGTTAATACCGGCAGCATTGACGATGATGTCAGGCTGCCTGCCTTGTGCCGTGACCATCTCAAACAAACGATCCGTCGCATCGCGTTCAACCAGATCAAGCGGAAATACCGCCCCGTCGTGACTGCCAAGACTTGCTTTTAATCTGTCTTCACGCCGCCCAACGAGGTAGATGTTCGCCCCAGCTTCGGCCAGCGCCTTTGCCATAAACTGGCCAAGGCCACTGCCGCCACCGGTTATCAGGGCCGTTTTGCCAGCGATATCAAATAGGCTCAAGCCAGCATTAGCCAAGATTTTCTCCGGGGAAATATTTGCGCAACCGCACATCAGCCGCACGGGCATGGCCTTCCATACCTTCCAGCCGCGAAATTCGCGCGGCCGCCTGTCCAACCTCGCGATTAGCCTCTTTGGTCATGCGCTGCGTTGTAACAATTTTCAGATATTTATGAACCGAAAGACCGCCAGTGTAATGCGCTGCACCCTTGGTTGGCAGGATATGGTTTGTGCCTGAACATTTATCGCCGTAAGTCACCGTGGTTTCTTCACCAATAAACAGCGATCCGTAATTTTTTAGACGTGCGGTATACCATTCATCCTTGCTTGTATGAATTTCGAGATGTTCGGCGGCATATTCATCCGACACTTGTGCCGCTTCTTCGTCAGTATCACACAAAATCACCTCGCCGTAATCGCGCCATGCCACGGTTGCAGCATTACGCGCAGTTTCTGGCAAGGCATTAATGTGACGATCCATTTGCGCCATCACATCATCAGCCAGCTGGCGCGATGTTGTAATCAGCCATGCAGGCGAGTCTGGGCCATGTTCGGCCTGACTGACAAGGTCTTCAGCAACCACCGCCGCATCAGCGCTATCATCAGCAATCACCGCAATTTCGGTTGGGCCCGCAAACATATCAATACCGACACGGCCATAGAGCATCCGTTTTGCCTCGGCAACAAACCGGTTGCCCGGCCCGACCAGAATGCGCGCCGGTTTGCCGGTAAATAATCCAAAGGCCATCGAGGCAATGCCCTGAACGCCGCCAAGCGACAGAATGGTATCGGCTCCACATAGGTTCATCGCATAAATGATCGCCGGATTTGGGCCTTCCTTGCCATGCGGCGCGGTACAGGCGACCACATGATTAACCCCCGCCACCTTGGCCGTGGCAATTGACATAATCGCCGAGGCCACATGGGCATAGCGTCCGCCCGGCACATAACAGCCAGCCGTTTCAATCGGAATTAATTTTTGTCCCGCCCATAATCCGGGCGATAATTCGGTTTCAAATTCACTGATCGACGCCAGCTGCGCCTTGGCAAATTTCGTCACCCTGTCATAGGCAAATTGAATATCGTCCTTTAACTGCGGCGATACTGTTGCCGCCGCCGCCGAAATCACCTCATCACTTACAATCGCATCACCGCCATAGCCATCAAGATCCCGCCCAAAGGCAAGCGCGGCCGCTTCGCCGCCAGCCTCAATTTTAGCAAGCATATCAGCAACAATATTACGAGTTTCATCACTGCCAGTTTGCGGGGTTTTTGCCGCCTTCTTCAAATAAGTTACCGTCATTTAAATACCTATTGCCCATAAATGTAAGTCGGAAGCCATAATGCAATTTACGGGAACAGAAAGATTAATGCGAGACCAATCAACTGAATCACCATAAATCGTATCATACCAAAATAGATGTCTTTCAAGTCCCATTCAGCTACTCCCTATAGCCGCACCATGTTGATGAAGGTCTTTAAACATAGTTTTGCCCGGCTACAGTCATTTCAGACAATCGAACCAAACATCATTTCCACTTGCCTGATAAGCCAATTCACATCGCCCTTGGCGGCAGGGCTAAAAGATTGCCGTGATCACCCCAAGATCGATTAATCCGTCATAGATCATTGTGACTGTTAGATAGATCAGAAACCATAATCCCAGATAAGACAGCCACCGATACCTGATCATCACCCGCATAATTAGTGAGGCGCTGAACGCCATAAAGGCGATCGCCAGCCCAAGGCCAAAGATCAAAAGCGCTGTGTTATCGCGGGCAATCGCCGCCACCGCGACAATATTATCAATCGACATTGACACATCAGCGACCAAAATGGTCACCAAGGCACGGCCAAACGTTTTTTCCGCGGGCTTGTCTGTTCCAGCTTCCCCCGGCGCGGCCCCGTCCGCCCCGTTTGTGGCGGTGCTGTTGAATTCTTTCAAGTCGTAATAAAACCGGTAACAGACCCACGCAAGCAACCCGCCACCGATCAAGAGAATGCCCTTGATTGCCAGCAATTGTGCGGCAACAACAGCAAACACAATGCGCAATATCGCCGCCACTGCCATGCCAATCGCAATCGCACGTTTGCGTTGCTTGGCGGCCAACCCCGCCGCCGCCATACCGATCACCAGCGCATTATCGCCCGACAAGATGATGTCGGCGAAAATGATCTGCGCAATATCGGTTACTTCGGCGATACCATATTGGGTAAAATCAAGCCCGCTGATATTCATCTCGCCCCCTCCAAGATCAAATCTGAGAGTTTTTCACCAATCATAATGGTCGGCGCATTTGTATTACCCGAGGTGATGGTTGGCATAATCGACGCATCTGCAACGCGCAATCCGCGAACGCCAAAAACCCGCAGCTTTTCATCAACAACCGCCATTTTATCCTGACCCATTTTACAGGTTCCAGTTGGATGATAGATGGTTGTTGACGTGTTGCGCGCCCATTCAAGGATCGCCGCATCATCGTTATCTGCGACCGCTGGCCCCGGCGCATATTCTTCGGTGATCAGCGATTTTACCGGATCGGTGCGGCATACCGCGCGGGCAATCTTGATGCCGGCAACAATAGTGTCGCAATCGGTTTTGGTTCCCAGATAATTCGGATAGATCGCCGGATAATCCTCGGGCTTTGATGACTTGAGTTCGATGTGCCCTCTGCTTTCTGGCCGCAATTGCAAAACCGAGGCGGTAAAGGCCGAAAAATTATGGCTGCCATCGGCGATATTATCGGCGCTGAACGGCTGTAGGTGAAACTGGATATCAGGGGTTTCTAACGCCGGATGGGTTTTTAAAAACGCTGTACCAAGGCTGGCCGCCATTGCCATTGGGCCAGATCGGTTCACCGCATATTCCAGTGCAATTTTTACAAGCTGTAACGGGTTTTTGGTTTCCGTATTGATCGTGCTGGCGTTGCATTTAAAAACCGGGCGAGCTTGCAGATGGTCTTGCAGATTACGCCCCACCCCCGGTAAATGATGCGTTACGGCGATACCATGCTTGCCAAGATCATGCTGATCGCCAATGCCGGACAGCATCAGAATCTGGGGCGATCCAATCGCACCTGCCGACAAAATGATTTCACGGCGCGCGCTGATCCGCTGGCTCTTTCCTTGGATCCGAACCAACGCCGCCGTGGCGCGCTTGTCCTCAAACTCGATCCGGTCAGTATGCGTATGGGTGAAGATATGCAAATTCTTGCGCGCTAGAACCGGCTTCAGATAGGCCGCAGCCGTACTGCAACGCCGACCATTTTTCATCGTCATCTGAAAAAAGCCAACACCCTCTTGATCTTCACGGTTATAGTCGCCCGTGCGCCGGTAACCGGCTTTTGCCGCCGCCTCAATCCACGCGTCGATAATGTCCCAATCGACCTTATTTTCAGATACATTTAACGGGCCATCAACACCGCGTTCAGGCGACGGCGTACCTTCCCAATTTTCGGCTCGCCGGAACAACGGCAGCACATCATTCCAACTCCAACCCGCATTGCCAAGCTGTCGCCAATGATCATAATCCTGCGGTTGCCCACGAACATATAAAAGTCCGTTGATCGAGCTGCTGCCGCCAAGCACCTTGCCGCGCGGCCAATTGATCGCCCGCCCGTTCAACCCGGGGTCAGGCTGGGTACGATAGCACCAGTCAGTTTTTGGATTACCCATGGTTTTGAAGTAACCAACCGGAATGTGAATCCACGGATAGCTATCCTTGCCGCCCGCCTCGACAAGCGCCACGGAAACAGACGGATCAGCGGACAGACGGTTGGCAATCACACAACCAGCCGACCCGGCGCCAATGATGACGTAATCAAACTTCAACCATTCCCCCAAAAAATCATTTACTTTTTGAGACTTTTAGTCTCTATTATTGAATGGAGACTAAAATCATGCACGAATCCACGGCTTGTTCAAGGAATTTTTGCCGTCACTTTTTGTTTCGTGCGGGAATTGCGCGTGAAAAAAGGCACCATAATGACCGACTCAACTCCACCAAATTTGCGGATTTTGAAGATATTTGAAGTGATTGCAGATGCCGGAGGCCCTCTGACACCGAGCGAGATCAATGAACAGCTCGACTGGCCCAAACAAAGTCTACACCGACTTTGCCAGACCTTGATTGCCGAAGGGTATCTGGTCAAACAGGCGCGCCGCCTTCACCCGACCAAACGCCTTTTGTCTCTTGCTGCGGGGTTGGCCCAGCACGCCACCGGTCAGACCACGCGCCACCAGATTTTGCAGAATATTGCGCGCGAGGCTGGTGAGACGGTGAATTTCGTCAGGCCAGAAATCAAGGGGATGATCTATGCTGATCGCGTCGAGACGAATTGGCCTTTTCGGGTTCTGCTGCCAGTTGGAACGCATGTGCCGTTTCACTGCACAGCAAGCGGTAAAACCTATCTTGCCAGTCTGCCGCCAAAAAAACGGCGCGTTTTGCTAGATAGCTTGGACCTGCGCGCCTATACAAAACACACCCATACCAGCACCGAAACGCTGGAGGACGAGCTGCAACGGATCAGCAAAGATGGCTTTGCGCTTGATTTGGAGGAATTCCATGATGGCATGGTTGCGATTGCCGTGCCAGTGCTGGACTCGCGCCGGCGTTATGTCGCTGCGCTTGCGATTCATGGGCCAAAACAGCGCTTTGATTTTGACGAAGCGATGGCACGGCGCGGTTTGCTGGCCGAGTCAGCCAAAATCATCTCGCAGACATTTGGCTATTAACCCCAAGGTCAATTCGGCATTTGCGATCGCGATATTCGTGGCAATGCAATTGGCCTAACCGCGACGCGCCTCACCTGCACTGGCGATCAGCGCCGCAAACCGATACAGCCCATGCACAAATTTTGAAAATGGCAGGATCAGGAAAAACCCGTAAACAACGCCTAGATGCACCGCCAAAGTCACGCCCATATAGCTGGTCTCGCGGACTGCAAGCAGCAGCAATCCGGTAAAGCTGACGAAAAACAGCGACACGATAAAAGCGTAATCCATGCCAAGCCCTTCATCATGGCGAACCGAAGGATGCATTCGCCGCTTTTCGACAAAAAGGCCAGCCGTTCCGATACACAAAATAATGCCGCCAACTGTGCCAAGTACCACCGGCAATTCCAGATAGCCGTAGGGGGCCTCACGGCCAAGCACGTAATGATAGATTGTGCCAACCGAGGTTGCGGCAAAACACAGCAAAAAACCGTACATCGTCAATTGATGATAGATGCGCCGCGCATTGCTTGACCGGTCATCACCGGTCGGGCAGCCCGGCCCCGATAACACACCGCTGGACGAGTCGCCGCCAAGATGGCGCAAACTCGCCGCAGCCTTGATGGCGTCAAACAGATCGACAAAGCCGCCCCATTTCGCGCCTGTATGGCGCCAGTAACGCCGCCAGCCCATAATAAACGACATCAGCACAAAAGCTGAAATCGCCAGCGGAATACCTGCCATGACTGTATGCGGCATGATCTTGTAAAATGCGCCCTCACCGACATGCACACCCCAAAATAGCTGCGGCGCAATCATCGCCAGCATCACCCCAACGGTGATTGCCAAACCAAGCGAAATTACCGATGTAACAAACAGCCCGTTACGCCTGAACAATCCGGCCATTGGCGCGGGCCAAGCATAGGCGGCATAGCTGTCGTTCCGCGCCGCCGCCAGCGCCTGCGGCACATTCACGCCAAATTCATGCGGCGGTGCATATTGGCACGCATGATAACAGGCGCCACAATTATGGCAAAGATTGGCAAGATAGCCGACATCACCCTCGTCAAATGAACGACGACGGGTCATCGCCGGAAACACGGCACAAAACCCCTCGCAATAACGACAGGCGTTACAGATTTGCATGACCCGGGTAACCTCACTGGCCGCATCAGGGTCAAGCAGTGCCTTAAGGTCAAACCCCTCAGCTTCGATTTTATCGGTTAAGGACACGTGCCGCCTCCGCTCCTGCAATGCGGCCAAAGACGCCGCCGATTGTCATGCCAATTCCGCCCAAATACCCTTGGCCAAGAACATTTCCGGCCATAATTTCACCGGCAGCAAAAAGATTTGCCGCAGGCCTGCCATCCTGCATCAAAACCTGCGCCCGATCATTCACCGCAACCCCCATATAGGTAAAGGTAATCCCTGGTCGCAGCGGGTATCCGTAGAAAGGCGGCTTTTGAAGTGGTGCCGACCAATTGGTTTTTTCCGGGGTCAGGCCAGTCGTGGCTTTGCCATCGAGTATCATCTGGTCGATCGGGCCAGAGGGACAGGCTGCATTGAACGCATCAATCGTTTTCTTTGCCGCAGTGGGATCAATGCCGAGCTGGCTTGCCAGCCCCTCAATCGTATCGTCAACAATCGGTGTAAAGACCGAAGGCATGAACCGTTCCACCCCTTCAGAGTCAACGATTGCATAGGCAATTTGATCCGGCTGCGCGGCCACCAAACGCCCCCAGATCGCATAGCGCTTTGGCCAAAAATCTTCACCCTCGTCATAGAATCGCTCAGCGCTATTATTAAGCACCACACCAAACGGAACCCCATCAACGCGGCTGGCAATTCCGCCATCATATTTCGGCGCGCGGGCGTCAATTGCCACTGCATGGCATTGATCAAGCGCACCCACCGGCTGTGCCCCACGATCAAGCAACACGCGCAACACTCTGCCTTTATTATACGGCGTGCCGCGAACCAGAAAATTCTTGGCGGCGTCTCCCCAGCCCTCGGCCAGCCAATCGAGATCAGCCTCAAACCCGCCTGCCGCGGTAATAAGCTGTTTGCAACGGATACGATGCGATTGACCCTGCCAAGAAACGTCAACCGACTCACAAAAGCCGTTTTCAAGCGCAATATCGGTTACTTCAGCCTCATAGATGAACTGCACCCCAACCGACTCCGCATGACGGCACAGGCTGTTCAGCATTGCCCGGCCACCGCCAAGGAAAAAGGCATTCGTATGGTTCAGGTTTAATGTGCCAGATAAGGCGGTTTGGAATCTGACCCCGCGCTCAATCAACCATTCCATCAACGCTTGTGAACTTTCCAATGTTAGTTTTGCAAGATGCTCATTTGTAACGCCTTTGGTAACCCTCATAAGGTCATCCCAATATTCCTCAAAGGTGTAGCGATCCGACATAACATCTGTTGGCTCGTCATGAACCGAGCGAAGGTTTCGAGTATGCCGCGTATTGCCACCACGGAATTCGCGAGGTGCGGTCTCTATAACCAAAATTGAACACCCACGCTCAGCGGCGGTAATAGCTGCGCAAACGCCAGCATTTCCACCGCCAATAACCACGATATCCCACGATCTTTCAAAAAGAGACTGACTGTCGTTATCTAACATTCAGGGCGCCTTGATCTATTGCATACATTTGCATACAATATACGAAAGAGGAGGCGTTCATGTCAACAGACTGGGCGGCACATGACCTAATTGTACAGGATCATTACGGCAACAATCTATCGGCGACGGCGCGGATAAGGCATATTCTGCTGGCGGCGATTACGGCGGGTGATATTGGACCGGGTGCGCGGCTAAAAGAAATTGACCTTGGGCAAAAGCTAGGGGTCAGCCGGACCCCGCTTCGCGAAGCTATTGCAGGGCTCAAGGCTGAGGGCATTCTGTCGATCGGTGACGATGGTGGGCTGCGGGTGCGCAAGCTTGGCTATCAGGACATCCACGCGCTCTATCAATTCCGCACCGAATTGGAAGCGATGGCGGCCGCGTTGGCCGCAACACAAGCAAGCCCAGCCGAACGAGAATTTATTGCCGAGATCAGAGCTCGCGAAACGAGCCTTGTCATTGCAGACAGTGATCCGGCAGCTCTTGCCAAAATCAACGGTCAGTTTCATCAATCGATCGCTCTTGCCAGTCACAATTCTTTTCTGATCGAAACCTTGCAGCGCCTCAGCACCCTGATGGTTTTGCTTGGCCCGACCGCCTATAGCCTGAGCGTGCGTGTGCGTGAAATCGGCACCGAACATGATGCGATAAATGCCGCCATTCAGACGCATGATCCAGTCGCAGCCAAGCTGGCAGCCGGAACGCATTTACAAAATGCTGTCAAGGCGCGCCTGCAAATCATCGCAACTGGCCATAAGGAAAATATTGATTAGCCTGCTTATTAACTAGATGTCACATAACCGAACTTTATAAAACGTGATGTCATAAAGGGGCGCAAGCCGCCCGAATATGACCCACCCCTTAAAGGAGTTTCCATGCGGCCCGTGCTGTCGGATATCCCAAACATCATTGTTACCGCAACCATTGCCTTTGGTACCGGCTATGCCTTTCAGTTTATTGGCCTGCCTGCACCGTTCCTGCTTGGTAGTCTTTTTGGCGTTTGGATTATCGGCGCGGCCGTGCCGCCCATTCAAACCCGTATCGGCATTCCGCGCTGGCTTCATGTGCCGGTTATTCTTGGGCTTGGCACATTGATCGGGGCCAATTTCCGGCCCGATGTTCTGGCGCATATAGGATCGGCTGGCATTACTGTTGCGGCAATGATTTTTGCAACGGTTCTGGCGACCTTAGTTGGCCTTTTTTATCTGATGCGGGTGCGTAAATACAGCTTTGTGATGGCTTTATTGAGCTGCATTCCGGGCGGCCAGGCAGAGGTGATCGTGATGAGCCGCGATCTGGTGGAAAAAGACTATGTTGTGGCATTATTTCATCTGGTGCGTGTTGCACTTGTATTCTGCTCAACCCCTTTGATCCTCGCATTGGTTGAGGGTCAGGCAGCGGTTGCGGCGTCAAATACGGCCCTGCTGGCCATGCCAAGCATCGTCAACATCGATATAGAGACCATGCTGACGTTTTTGGCGATTGCCACATTCAGCTTGCCACTAGCGCGGCTGCTCCGTATTCCGATGCCGCATCTAATCGGGCCCCTATTGTTCAGCTCGTTACTCCATATCATCGGATGGGTCGAGTTACCGCGGATTAGTGAATTTGTTATCATCGCCCAGATCATCATTGGCGGGTCGGTTGGCGGGCGGCTGGCGCGGGTACCATTTATCGAGCTATCTGTCTATTTACGCGATGCTATGGTCAATTCGGTCATCATATTGCTGGCCTATGGCGGCACTGCTTATGCAATCGCCGCCCTGACCGGTGTTGATTTCATTATGATGCTTCTCGCCTTTGTTCCCGGCGGCCTTTATGAAGTGACCTTGCTGGCTTTGATATTCGGATTTGATGTCGCCTTTGTCGCCTTTCATCATACGATTAGAGTGATGTTGGTATTCATCAGCCTGCCGTTTATCGTCGCCTATGCACAGAAACGAAACCTCATTCCAAATAACGCAAAATCACCGCATTAAAGATAAGGACTGAAAAATGAAAATAGCAATTCTCGATGACTGGCTTGATTGCGCGTTAACCAGCTGTGACTGGAGCCGACTTGGCGAACATGTCCAAATCGACATATTTCGCGACACCATCACCGGCGATCCGCTTGTTGCACGCTTGCAGCCCTATGACATCATTTGCATGATGCGCGAGCGCACCCCCATTACCGCTGCCGTAATGGATAAGCTGCCTAACCTAAAGGGCATTGTGACCAGCGGCATGCGAAATGCAGCACTGGATATTGATGCGGCCAAAGCCCGAAACATCATGCTAAGTGGCACCGGATCACCTGGCCATGCGACCTCAGAGCTTGCCTTTAGCCTAATTGCAATGCAGGCCCGCCACCTCTTTGAGAGCGCAACTTCAATGCGCAATGGCGGCTGGCAGACACATCTTGGGCGTGATCTTCGCGGTAGCAATCTTGGCATTTTAGGGCTTGGCCGCCTCGGAGGACAGCTCGCCAATTATGCCAAGGTTTTTGGCATGAATATTCAGGCGTGGTCGCAGAACCTGACGGTTGAGAGGTGTAACGAGGTCGGTGTTTCCTATGTTGATCGCGATACGTTGTTCAAAACTTCGGACTTTATCTCAATCCATTTGAAACTATCTGATCGGGTTCGTCACCTGGTCGCGGCAAAAGAATTGGCGATGATGAAGCCAGACGCATATTTAGTAAATACATCACGCGCCCCAATCATTGATATGCAGGCATTGACCACCGCGCTCGCCACCGGACAAATTGCCGGCGCGGCAATTGATGTTTATGATCTTGAACCTGTGCCAGCAGATGATCCCTTGCGTAAAACACCCAATCTGTTGATGACCCCCCATATAGGTTATGTCACGCGCGAGACTATGGCAATTTTCTACGGTGAGACCCTCGAAGCAGTTGCGGCAATGATTGCTGGCCAGCCGATCCGCGGCTTATAGCAATAGCATCTCCATGCGGCAATTTTCTGCCAAAAATGCCGAATAAGGCTGCGCTCAATCTGTAAAAAATGCCGTCGTCAGTTTTGGTTTTCATAAGCCAAAACATCGCGGCGCAGAATTATTTCTGGGGCTGATTTGGATTTTTCATGCCAAAATCAGAAAATGCTGCTTTCACAGCACCTAAAAAATGCTATCTTTGGGTAGTATAGGATGGTTTCCAGAGGAATCCGCTGCGTATGCGACCAAATGTCTCTCACCCCACCGATTTGCACCCTATCTTTTCGTTTGCGAACGGCGAAATGGGCGCACTCTCAAACCATTTTATCAGGTCAATTGAAAAAATCACCGGGCAACCTCGGATCCGCAAATTGTACTTTGATTATGTTAAAGACGATTTACCACCCGAGAATTTCTGGTCTGATGCGCTCCGACGGCTGAATATTTCAATTGATCTGACACGCAGCAATACCGACGGCATTCCCGCCTCGATTCCGGCTACAGGCCGGGTTCTGGCGATTGCCAACCATCCATATGGGGTGATCGATGGTTTGGCGTTATGCGCACTAATGGCTGATGTGCGGCAGGATTATAAGATCATCACACATCGGGTTTTGCGCCAGGCACCTGCAGTTATGGACAAGATTTTGCCGGTTGATTTTGATGAAACCGAAGCCGCACTTGCCAGTAATTTGAAAACCCGTGCCGACGCTACTAAACACATGAAAAATGGAGGCGCGGTGATTATTTTTCCAGCCGGAGCAATTTCTCTAGCGCCCAACTTTGTTGGCAACGCTATCGACACCGACTGGAAAACTTTTGCGGCAAAGCTGGCGCAAGTTCCCGATACAACGACGATCCCGTTTTATTTTGATGGACGAAATTCACTATTATACCAGATGGCGCGCAGGATTAGTGTCACATTGGGCTATTCACTAATGTTCCGTGAAATCTGTAAAAAAATGGGACACTCAATCTCCCTACATATGCGCCAGCCAATTCATGCCAGCACATTATCGCAGTTTGGCTCCCGCACCGAAGTAACTGAGTATTTGCGCCGCTGCACATATGGCAGTGATAATATTCAGCGATAAAGTTCGGCTATAGTGATAGGCTCTAGCGATAGAGGTAGGTCGGGCTGGTCCAGCACAAGGTGCCATCTTCTAGCGTCACCCGAATAAAGATTGGATTATCCCCGTCGCCATCAAGCGCGACCTTGCGCTCGAACTGCAAGGTTTGATGCGGATTAATTGTCGGCAGCCGAAATAGCTTTAGGTAGCGCGGCAGAACCCCGCTATTATCAAACACCTCATCTTCAAAACCAATATCTTCCAGTGGAACACCAGCCTTGATCAATGGTGTTTCGATCTTCAGCGTGCCGCTATAAGGATCGGCTAGTATCATATCAAAGCCGCCAATATTTCCTGTCGTTAATGCACGCCAGTTCAATTCAACAGGTGATGGCTGGTTCAGCGTTTTATCCTTGTTGAAAAAATTAATCGAACTTGCCGAAATAATTTCATTTTCTGACAAGAAGGCTGATCCATCCCAGATCACCTGCCTGAAACGGCCCCGATATTCAGCGCCTTCCCAGATTACGCGAATACGGCTGCCAAGATCTTCCTTGGCATAGGGGCGAATAGTTTCAATCAAGTTTAAACCGTTGAAGATATCAACACGTTCAATTGCCACACTGGCACGGATATCTACCTTGATCGACACATCGCCCGATGGCAAATGGACAATATCACCCATAATTGCCTGATCTGCCGCTTTACCCGTGTCACGCCCATGGCGGGGATCTTCATGGAATTTTGTGCCGCCTTGCGGAAAATCTACATCAAGCGTGATCAATGGCCGGCCGTTTTCACCGCCAGTGGTGGCGTAATGGTGACGTTTCCGGATTGCCTCTAAAATCGCTTCACGGCTTAGTTTATCTATCAAAAAGCAAGTCAGCCCACCTACTGCCCCGAACAGCGCAGCGCCTGGATAGCTGGCACCAGGCCGGCCCTTATGCCCATCTGAATTAGCAACGATACCGACACGGTAACCAAGACGAAACGCATCTTGCACCAGCCATTCGAAACTGCCCCAGCTTGAATGAATTTCCATGGCCTTTTCAAACCGCCCGTCGTGTGCCAGTTCAATATCGGCATAACGGCCACCACAATGCGCGAAAACAACAACATCATCCTCGCCGTGCTCTGCAAAAGCGGCAAATAGCTCAATAGCTGAATTACAGTCAGTATCAATGTCAGAATGGTCGCTTACCAAGGCGTGCGACGACCGACGGATGGTGCGTCCTTCGGTTGGGAAATAGATATTGCGGTCACCGCCAAGCCCGGTATTGCCA
Proteins encoded in this region:
- a CDS encoding DUF3604 domain-containing protein, coding for MTEMPMGSRDDVLAGGGTGGTTSSPVAFPIPADELGSVSISPDGAFEAGSYQTFVLTYTAGKFGIDDSGSIRVCFRFASDQTRPQFEDPEGPNYTTIEASNNAILTYHYDPKGNVRPWDRTLYVKVVRGFLREGDQITITFGDRSGGSPGMRLQTFCEESYEFHVLVDPIATYCYQPMPVQPAITIIPGKPDRYLAVAPTIRAVNEVFSIKFKGEDKWGNPSDQCDIVLYPRSSHPVKGLPESVSLKPGSFSGEIADLLVAEAADLHVDFLDRSGTVICRTNPIRIEDSPVSRHFWGDLHGQSEETIGTGSAEAYFRFARDYAFVDATGHQGNDFQITGDLWGELDRLCKAFNEDGKFVAIPGYEWSGNTGLGGDRNIYFPTEGRTIRRSSHALVSDHSDIDTDCNSAIELFAAFAEHGEDDVVVFAHCGGRYADIELAHDGRFEKAMEIHSSWGSFEWLVQDAFRLGYRVGIVANSDGHKGRPGASYPGAALFGAVGGLTCFLIDKLSREAILEAIRKRHHYATTGGENGRPLITLDVDFPQGGTKFHEDPRHGRDTGKAADQAIMGDIVHLPSGDVSIKVDIRASVAIERVDIFNGLNLIETIRPYAKEDLGSRIRVIWEGAEYRGRFRQVIWDGSAFLSENEIISASSINFFNKDKTLNQPSPVELNWRALTTGNIGGFDMILADPYSGTLKIETPLIKAGVPLEDIGFEDEVFDNSGVLPRYLKLFRLPTINPHQTLQFERKVALDGDGDNPIFIRVTLEDGTLCWTSPTYLYR